One Ricinus communis isolate WT05 ecotype wild-type chromosome 2, ASM1957865v1, whole genome shotgun sequence DNA segment encodes these proteins:
- the LOC125369341 gene encoding uncharacterized protein LOC125369341 yields MAAITPAKVSLRKWHKESTRVWKGTSKEDGLVDIKITEGGLQKEGRIEPNLEICQLMLRNNAKVMVSETASAVLQQQLPPKIKDPGSFTVDITMGDKKVAKAMLDLGASINLMPYSTYAQVGLGELKPTTMSLQLADRSIKYPRDIVEDLLIQVGKLIITADFVVLDMEGTSARDKEQTILLDRPFMATTKTVIDVHNGKLTMTILGETLEFKVFDSLTISPSTLIDECSYVDCMDYFVYETYLQNKDDKLEVALTLEKHEECLDEEVLDLHDKLDEAIPVLPDESIIEPLDSSIESKSKIINEPPKFELN; encoded by the exons ATGGCAGCAATTACGCCAGCGAAAGTAAGCTTAAGAAAGTGGCACAAAGAGAGCACAAGAGTTTGGAAAG GTACATCAAAAGAAGATGGACTAGTTGATATAAAGATAACTGAAGGAGGTTtacaaaaagaaggaagaataGAGCCCAATCTTG AAATATGCCAGCTTATGCTAAGGAACAATGCGAAAGTTATGGTGTCTGAAACAGCAAGTGCAGTTCTCCAACAACAGTTACCTCCTAAGATAAAAGACCCTGGGAGCTTTACCGTTGATATTACAATGGGGGACAAAAAGGTTGCTAAAGCCATGTTGGATTTGGGAGCAAGCATCAACTTAATGCCATATTCAACATATGCACAAGTTGGCTTAGGAGAATTGAAGCCAACCACCATGTCTCTACAACTGGCTGATAGGTCAATTAAGTATCCAAGAGACATAGTGGAAGACTTGCTGATTCAAGTAGGAAAACTGATAATCACTGCTGACTTTGTGGTTCTAGACATGGAAGGTACATCAGCAAGGGATAAGGAGCAAACAATACTCCTTGATAGACCTTTCATGGCAACTACCAAGACAGTTATTGACGTGCACAATGGGAAGCTTACTATGACAATCTTGGGAGAGACTTtagaatttaaagtgtttgattctctaactATATCTCCTAGCActttaattgatgaatgttCATATGTTGATTGCatggattattttgtttatgaaACATATTTACAGAATAAGGACGATAAGTTAGAAGTTGCATTAACATTAGAAAAGCATGAAGAATGTTTAGATGAAGAAGTCTTAGACTTACATGATAAGTTAGATGAAGCTATTCCAGTGTTACCTGATGAAAGCATTATTGAACCTTTAGATTCATCCATTGAAAGCAAATccaaaattattaatgaacCACCTAAGTTTGAGCTTAATTAG